A part of Oryctolagus cuniculus chromosome 15, mOryCun1.1, whole genome shotgun sequence genomic DNA contains:
- the LOC103351321 gene encoding USP6 N-terminal-like protein → MDSRWRLDMDALRSGRAQERARIILKYEQGPRKGAQFHLGEEDDESGALVPDKLGFLCKQKPPRHGCLAVQWRKHQEGRRLQKWNKMLRNFTKYRSSEKFHRRIEKGIPAQVRGKVWAMMLSVDTRKAQNPGKFEEMKERARLCSDQVQQIDEEVARTFRSHIMFRERYGANQRSLFEVLLAYSMYNPELGYSQGLSHVAALLLMWLSEEDAFWALVQLMEDSQHAMHDFYTPDSPKLERFQHHLGDIMHRVLPSLEKHLEEEGVYLEDYTAHWYIQCFLDGVPFPLALRMWDIYILEGAHVLTGMVYTVLKVHRKRLLKMSRDHIREFLQVTLKQAWSLSEDAVIRQLRASMRELGKLQCLLPPEEKPTEDGSPALQVPPGSQEHAPPPVSIKTIVERKGCHPAAAAPQEPAGASVSVPGETGPLGSAVQPDSKQHTKEEKGSRGESSTQPRGPGSSTGASGSGGAAHLSGPQCSWLDEPGPLRRWTSLTKLNVTFQDDSDSEDEEYYSGLEKQEEDEEEEEGEEDQAAECPASPWPKLLRDLRFVLPETIFEEDEEGGCEEGASPEPSSPALSVKSSESLHGPGLSAPQSLQSRGDLSRWAGLPNLSPPVKGADFWPLELGGQQGLRAPPPPASEPLDPEPMQAVPALGAGLKTPSLHGSPMHSGDTHGLEPAGASPVLGDQARVPTLARGLLAAHSMEQLDVRGHLEGKNSPPGVQLRRARSLACLSTAATPMDKAPL, encoded by the exons ATGGATTCGCGATGGAG ATTGGATATGGACGCCCTGAGGTCCGGCAGGGCCCAGGAGCGAGCAAGGATCATCTTGAAATATGAGCAG ggTCCTCGTAAAGGGGCCCAGTTTCACCTGGGAGAAGAGGACGACGAGAGTGGAGCCCTTGTCCCAGACAAACTTGGATTCCTTTG tAAGCAGAAGCCGCCCAGGCATGGATGCCTGGCAGTGCAATGG CGTAAACATCAGGAGGGCCGCCGACTGCAAAAATGGAATAAGATGCTGCGAAATTTCACCAAGTACCGCAGCAGTGAGAAG ttcCACCGGAGAATTGAGAAAGGCATCCCCGCCCAGGTGCGCGGCAAGGTGTGGGCCATGATGCTCTCTGTGGATACCAGGAAGGCCCAGAACCCTGGCAAATTCGAG gagatgaAGGAACGGGCCAGGTTGTGCTCAGATCAAGTCCAACAGATCGATGAAGAGGTAGCACGCACGTTCAGAAGTCACATCATGTTTCGAGAGCGATACGGAGCCAA ccaaCGCTCCTTATTTGAGGTGCTCCTCGCATACTCGATGTACAACCCC GAATTGGGCTACAGCCAGGGCCTAAGCCACGTGGCAGCCCTGCTGCTGATGTGGCTGAGTGAAGAGGATGCTTTCTGGGCCCTAGTCCAGCTCATGGAGGACAGCCAGCACGCGATGCATG ATTTCTACACACCAGACTCCCCAAAACTGGAGCGATTCCAGCACCACCTGGGGGACATCATGCATCGCGTGCTGccctccctggagaaacacctg gaGGAGGAGGGTGTGTACCTTGAGGACTACACCGCACACTGGTacatccagtgcttcctggatggg GTGCCGTTCCCCCTGGCACTTCGGATGTGGGATATTTACATCCTTGAGGGCGCACATGTACTCACCGGCATGGTGTACACCGTCCTCAAGGTCCACCGAA AGCGCCTGCTGAAGATGTCCAGAGACCACATCCGggagttcctgcaggtgaccctgaagCAGGCCTGGTCACTGAGCGAGGATGCGGTCATCAGGCAGCTGCGGGCCTCCATGcgtgagctggggaagctccagtgcctcctgcctcccgaag AAAAGCCAACCGAAGATGGCAGCCCGGCCCTGCAGGTGCCGCCTGGCTCTCAGGAGCACGCTCCCCCACCAGTGTCCATCAAGACCATCGTTGAGCGCAAAGGCTGTCaccctgctgctgcagctccccAGGAGCCAGCGGGGGCTTCAGTTTCTGTCCCCGGGGAGACCGGTCCTCTCGGATCTGCCGTCCAGCCCGACTCCAAGCAACACACCAAGGAGGAGAAGGGCAGTCGTGGCGAGAGCAGCACCCAGCCCCGCGGCCCGGGCTCCTCCACGGGGGCCTCAGGGTCAGGGGGCGCCGCCCACCTCTCGGGCCCACAGTGCTCCTGGCTGGACGAGCCAGGCCCCCTCCGGCGCTGGACTTCCCTGACCAAACTCAACGTGACCTTCCAAGATGACTCCGACTCTGAGGACGAGGAGTACTACAGCGGCctggagaagcaggaagaggacgaagaggaggaggaaggggaggaagaccAGGCTGCTGAGTGTCCTGCGTCTCCCTGGCCAAAGCTGCTTCGGGACCTGAGATTCGTCCTGCCCGAGACAATTTTTGAAGAGGACGAGGAGGGAGGCTGTGAAGAGGGTGCCTCCCCGGAGCCCTcgtccccagccctgtctgtgaaGTCCTCAGAGTCTCTGCATGGCCCGGGCCTTTCAGCCCCACAGAGCTTGCAGAGCAGGGGAGACCTGTCCCGATGGGCGGGCCTCCCAAATCTCAGCCCGCCTGTCAAAGGCGCTGATTTCTGGCCCCTGGAGCTGGGTGGCCAGCAGGgtctcagggcccctcccccacctgcctcagAGCCCCTGGATCCCGAGCCCATGCAggctgtgccagccctgggagcagggctgaagACACCCTCCCTGCATGGGAGCCCCATGCACTCTGGGGACACTCACGGgctggagcctgcaggagccagccctgtgctgggagacCAGGCCCGTGTCCCCACCCTGGCTCGAGGCCTCCTTGCTGCCCACTCCATGGAGCAGCTGGATGTGCGTGGGCACCTGGAGGGGAAGAACAGCCCACCAGGTGTCCAGCTCAGACGGGCCAGAAGCCTAGCCTGTCTAAGCACAGCGGCCACCCCGATGGACAAGGCTCCTCTCTAG